The sequence ACAGTTCTGTTCGTAATTCGATGTCTACCAAGAAGACGCACCACGGCTATAAGAGAGCCGAAATACGTGTCGAACGCCGATTCCACCCTGCTGCGGGTGGGTTTCGTACTTTCAAAACGTGCGCCTAGCATTCCACGGCTTTCGACATGAAGAAGCTATAGTGAAAGCCATAGGCGCGTAATATGGGCGCTGAGGCAAGTGGAGGAGCTAGGAGAGCCGAGTAAGATTTCAACCAAGCAGGACGTCAATTTTGCGCTCTAGCATTTTCGCTTGCTCATGGTGGCTCTGCGCTCTTTAGCGCGCAGCCCTTCGAACGGCTACAGATGCCACCAGCATCGAGAGGCCATTGCAAAAAGGCGAACCTACAGGAATCCGTCCCGGCAATCTCGACATCGTCatcggtgcccttgcagcagcagcAGACACAGCCGAAGCCTGCACGCTTCAAGCTGAAATTTTCCCGGCCTCGGCAGAACAGCAGCCATGACGCTGCCACCCGCTCCCAGGCCCAGAGCAAAAAGGACAGCTGGCCCTTCCTCCTCCCCTGCCTCACCATGAAGGAAAATTCCGTCCACCTCCAATTACTCATGGGAACACAACACACCAGCCTCGTCGACATTGAACACCTTGGATACGACGTGGGAAGAAGTCGGAGTCTCCAGCTCGCTGTCACCCCACTCCCTCTCCAACTGGACGCACACACACCAGCTGTGCCCGTGCCACAGCCCCCTTCCTCTCTCAGTGAGAGAACACGGCGGCACTATGCTTCTTAGCTCAAGTGGCAAGAAGGCTAACCTCCTCGCTACAACTCGCGAAGCCATTGGGGCATTTCTGTGCGGTTTCCCGGCCACTAGGCGCGTTCGCGTCAACTTTTTCTGCTTGaaggcgctgggcttcgcggttgatggaagcattaactggtcagcagtaggtattactaagcagcggctggagtattggtggaggaaaagcagagaagtcgataaaataacatcatagccaagagtagcggctgggcaaaattaaaaagacatccgagttgagggacagaatttaaactcgaactattaaggtaggctagatggcgcatgccgtcaccccgattcaaaggggaggcctttaatcatcatcatcatcatcatcattgggagCCTTCATACACATGCgcctcccccctccctccccccggTTTTGAAGAAACTCCTCGTGGACAACAGCTGTGTGGGCGGTGTCTACAGGTGCGTGGGCGGCGTCTACGGCGTCGGCGCAACCCTCGACAAAGACGACATCGTGGCCAGCCTTGTTTCAGCCGTCGCAGTCGTCTCCTGCGTCCGTCGAGGTAGGGGCCTCACACTCACCTTTCAGGGCACCACGGTCCCAAAGGAGGTGTTCCTGTTCAAGCACCAGAGGCTGGTGTGCCATCGTCAGCCGCAGCCCCTTCAGTGCGGTCGCTTCGGCCATGCCACGGCGACCTGCTAGCGAGACGAGCGCTGCCTCCAATGTGGTGGCAGGAACCCTAAGAGATCAAGCTCCACGCCATCCCCACGCTGCCTCAATTGCAGCGGGAACCACTCAGCGACAAAGCCGCGCTCTGGCAGCTCCTGCGCAAATCCGCAGTCATCCTTGCCTCTTCAGACGGCTCCGTGACTCGCCGCCAAACGCTGGAGCGCGCCCGCACCACTGTCAACAACGCCGACAAGCGGAGGGACTCGCCTTCGGCGGCGCGAGGTGGCACTTCGGTCGCCGAGCTGAGCAGACGTGCTCCGAATGAGCTCCGCAGTTTTCGCTAATTGTGCCGCCTTAACTGCTTTCAATCGATTGTATATCATCACTACAGTGTCCGTGAACATCCCTGGACTCGATTGATGCTATTTTTGGTCCAGCCAACCGCACTTTTCGTCAATGTTTGACGTTTTCTTCACTTGTGCGACGCTGGGCCTAGCGGACCACGCCTAGGCTTAGCGCGAGTACGGCGGGGACGCGCAACTGCGTCGGCCGCCCGGCCCGGCTCAACGCTCGACTCCTCCTCGCCGAAGATGGCCTCGGCCTCATCGCAGCTCAACGCCGTTTCCCACAACCGTTTCGTGGCCCTTGCTACGGAAGACATGGACTTTTGTGCTGGCGGCAACGACACTACGACCACCGACACGATCAACGACCAAGAGGTGCTACGCAGCACCGGCCGCACCGCAGTCGCGGTGCGCGGCAACGACTTACACCCAAGCGACATCGCGGGATGGAAAATCACCGGAAAACAAGTAAGCCAACGACTTAATAATCCCCAGCTTAACGAAGTTACCCAAAGCAACAAGCCAACTCCGCAATTTAGTGAAGCTCAAGCAAAACGCATGGTAGCGAGAATTACTAAAGCGTCCCGCATGCCGCTGAATTTGCCGCGGGAAGAGCAGAAGATTGTAATACGACCGAGAGGAGGGCTATTCCTAGCAAAACTGGAAGCTGACATTGTAATGTCCGCAGTCATAACGGCAGCCAACGTTCCCAAGACCACAGCGAAAGCAGATACGATCTGTATTAATCCCACGCAGAACATCATCGTGATCAGCACGCCCGATGAAGAACGAGCATGTTACTACGCAAGCGTACGCTCTCTGTACATTGGGGGCCGTAGCTACGAAACGCATGCCTACTGCACCGCGCCTCACGGCACAGTGAAAGGAGTAATCCGTGGCATCGCAGTAGAGAACACTGCCGAAGATCTGCACGAGAATATCGTTAACCAAGCAAACCCGCAGGCTCTCGAAGCACACAGGATTGGAAACACTACCTCGATCGTCATTTTGTTCGCAGGAACAAAGGTTCCCAACTACATAAAGTATGGCTCCATTATAGTAAAGTGTGGATTATACAGACAACACCACAACGTATGCAAGACATGCAGCAAAATCGGCCATCGAGCCGATGTATGCCCCACGCCGGAAACCAAGATCTGCTTTGCGTGTGGCGCGCCTAACCCGACGGCAGACCACGCGGCGCGGTGCAAGCCACGTTGCAAACTGTGTAACGGAGCCCACGCCACGGGCACGGAAGGCTGTACGAACAAGTACAAGGTGCCCTTCGTAGTTACTCAGCGCAGATGGGAGCGCAGAAACGCGGCGTCAGCGTTTTCGTCGCAAGACTTCCCGCAGCTGCCACCGCAACAACAGAACGAAGCGCATCTATCAAAGAGAGGACGCAGCCGCTCGAGGAAGCGGGACAAAAGCAGGAGACAATCGGCGAGCCGCGGCAGAAGCACCGACGGCAAGCGCAGCGAAAACTTGAATTACAACCGCAACCAGCAGCGACCGGGCAATGTGATAAATGGGGCGCAAGCAATCAACCCGCAAGCGGCGAACCGCAATCCGCTCAACCACGTAGCTGAAGCGAAGGACAACACCATCCAGTCACTACGCAATGAAAATGAGCAGCTCAAGCGATGCATCGCTGAACAGAGAGCTCAAATGCAAGAGATGAACGCTAAGTTGAACCAACTCATCaacgcacagcagcagcagcagcaacaacaggtgACTCCGCCACCGCCACTGTCGCCACCGCAGAGTCAACCAAGACCCCCAACGCCAAAGGAAAACAACACAAACTCAGCCATGGAGGTACAAGTCCCAGTTACTACGGAAGCTAACAGCGCAGAACCCGAAACGATCGACGTTGCTAGGACAAGCGAACCGGCACCTAAGA is a genomic window of Rhipicephalus microplus isolate Deutch F79 unplaced genomic scaffold, USDA_Rmic scaffold_23, whole genome shotgun sequence containing:
- the LOC142786385 gene encoding uncharacterized protein LOC142786385, which gives rise to MASASSQLNAVSHNRFVALATEDMDFCAGGNDTTTTDTINDQEVLRSTGRTAVAVRGNDLHPSDIAGWKITGKQVSQRLNNPQLNEVTQSNKPTPQFSEAQAKRMVARITKASRMPLNLPREEQKIVIRPRGGLFLAKLEADIVMSAVITAANVPKTTAKADTICINPTQNIIVISTPDEERACYYASVRSLYIGGRSYETHAYCTAPHGTVKGVIRGIAVENTAEDLHENIVNQANPQALEAHRIGNTTSIVILFAGTKVPNYIKYGSIIVKCGLYRQHHNVCKTCSKIGHRADVCPTPETKICFACGAPNPTADHAARCKPRCKLCNGAHATGTEGCTNKYKVPFVVTQRRWERRNAASAFSSQDFPQLPPQQQNEAHLSKRGRSRSRKRDKSRRQSASRGRSTDGKRSENLNYNRNQQRPGNVINGAQAINPQAANRNPLNHVAEAKDNTIQSLRNENEQLKRCIAEQRAQMQEMNAKLNQLINAQQQQQQQQVTPPPPLSPPQSQPRPPTPKENNTNSAMEVQVPVTTEANSAEPETIDVARTSEPAPKKRALEYARERRVNARLDSLKERQDRLEQTMKANYETLSQVIKATNDRLDATNARLDTLVTPVHGMQSTIQGIQTKLDALIHALTASGLIPQQAFTQPQ